The Methanolacinia petrolearia DSM 11571 genome has a segment encoding these proteins:
- a CDS encoding PepSY domain-containing protein: MKKFDFSKTIGILLVLSLILVCSASALDNNQSTEVMLSPETIETGVVKENIIKFTGSSDENVNCREMIEFPSGKVYEVTTDTGRFYVNAKTGEIESAIVRNGLSVCSITAKDIAGMKDQAESFVQKNYRNFSEKDMVFESRIVDHGDAGREYLFTWKEMVGEAYTPSVVMISVFPDSDSIAYIGIDRPLLIETTPKVSQETAQKTALETFAMGSSAKVQSKLVVVPDGASQKLVWIVDTIESTKDDLGHGGTVIVDAVSGEVLSINPIV, encoded by the coding sequence ATGAAGAAATTTGACTTCTCAAAAACGATTGGAATCTTACTGGTTTTATCTTTAATCCTTGTATGTTCAGCTTCTGCTTTAGATAATAATCAGAGTACAGAAGTTATGTTATCTCCTGAAACAATTGAAACAGGCGTAGTTAAAGAGAATATTATAAAATTTACCGGCTCTTCGGACGAAAATGTCAACTGTCGTGAGATGATAGAATTTCCCAGTGGGAAAGTATACGAAGTGACCACCGATACCGGTCGTTTTTATGTTAATGCGAAAACCGGTGAGATTGAATCTGCAATAGTCCGGAACGGATTATCTGTGTGCTCCATCACTGCGAAAGATATCGCAGGAATGAAAGATCAGGCAGAATCATTCGTTCAAAAAAACTACCGAAACTTTAGTGAAAAAGATATGGTTTTCGAATCACGGATCGTTGATCATGGTGATGCAGGCAGGGAATATCTGTTTACTTGGAAAGAGATGGTTGGTGAAGCCTATACTCCGTCTGTGGTCATGATTTCCGTGTTCCCTGACAGTGATTCAATTGCGTATATAGGTATCGATCGTCCACTGCTTATTGAAACCACACCGAAAGTATCACAGGAAACCGCTCAGAAAACCGCCCTGGAAACATTTGCTATGGGATCATCGGCAAAAGTTCAGTCAAAATTAGTGGTAGTTCCTGACGGAGCAAGCCAGAAGCTTGTATGGATCGTAGATACCATCGAATCAACTAAAGATGACCTTGGCCATGGTGGAACGGTTATTGTTGATGCGGTCTCCGGCGAGGTGTTATCAATAAACCCTATCGTATAA